A window of the Gossypium arboreum isolate Shixiya-1 chromosome 2, ASM2569848v2, whole genome shotgun sequence genome harbors these coding sequences:
- the LOC108461552 gene encoding alpha-L-fucosidase 3-like, which yields MAFDGSSIIVMAISCVFLVNLTSSLVLAKGPCQFPAIFNFGDSNSDTGGLSAAFGQAPPPNGMSYFGHPAGRYCDGRLVIDFLAESLGLAYLSAFLDSLGTNFTHGANFATAGSTIRPQNTTLHQSGFSPISLNVQFYEFHDFHVRSQIVRKRGGVYETILPKEEDFSSALYTFDIGQNDLTSGYFLNMSVDEVKAYVPDVLNQFHTIIKDIYDVGGRYFWLHNTGPVGCLPYVMERIPVLAGQIDRYGCASPFNEVAQFFNQGLKKTVQQLRKDLPHAAITYVDVYSVKYSLISQGRNHGFNQPLRTCCGHGGKYNYNKNLGCGGKVHKQGKDVLVAAPCQDPSTHVNWDGVHFTEAANRYIFERIVDGSFSDPPRPLNMACYRN from the exons ATGGCTTTTGATGGATCGTCCATTATAGTTATGGCTATATCTTGTGTCTTCTTAGTGAACCTTACGTCATCCTTGGTGCTTGCTAAAGGCCCGTGCCAATTTCCGGCAATATTCAACTTCGGTGACTCAAACTCCGACACTGGAGGGTTGTCAGCTGCATTTGGTCAAGCTCCTCCTCCGAATGGAATGTCTTACTTTGGTCACCCTGCTGGCCGTTACTGCGATGGCCGCCTTGTCATCGACTTCTTAG CGGAGAGCCTTGGGCTAGCCTATCTAAGTGCATTTCTGGACTCCCTGGGAACCAACTTTACACATGGAGCTAACTTTGCCACTGCTGGATCCACCATTAGACCTCAGAACACTACTTTGCATCAAAGCGGTTTCAGCCCCATCTCCTTGAACGTTCAATTTTACGAGTTCCATGATTTTCATGTGAGGTCACAAATTGTGCGTAAAAGAG GTGGTGTTTATGAAACAATTTTGCCCAAGGAAGAAGACTTCTCCAGTGCCTTGTACACCTTCGACATTGGCCAAAATGATCTCACTTCTGGTTATTTCTTAAACATGTCCGTAGACGAAGTTAAGGCTTATGTTCCCGATGTGCTTAATCAGTTCCACACTATAATTAAG GATATATATGACGTAGGAGGCAGATACTTTTGGCTACACAATACAGGTCCTGTTGGGTGTTTACCCTATGTCATGGAGCGTATCCCGGTGTTAGCAGGTCAGATTGATAGATATGGATGTGCCTCGCCATTCAATGAAGTCGCCCAATTTTTCAACCAGGGTCTGAAAAAGACGGTTCAACAGCTGCGCAAAGATTTGCCACATGCTGCAATCACTTACGTTGATGTTTACTCGGTGAAATACTCCCTAATTAGCCAAGGAAGAAACCATG GGTTCAATCAACCTCTTAGAACATGCTGCGGCCATGGTGGAAAGTACAATTACAACAAGAACCTCGGGTGTGGAGGAAAGGTTCATAAACAAGGGAAGGATGTCTTAGTGGCGGCACCTTGCCAAGATCCTTCAACTCATGTAAATTGGGACGGAGTACACTTTACCGAAGCAGCTAATCGGTACATATTTGAACGTATTGTCGATGGTTCATTTTCTGACCCCCCACGTCCATTAAACATGGCATGTTATAGGAACTAG